A part of Nitrospirota bacterium genomic DNA contains:
- a CDS encoding nucleotidyl transferase AbiEii/AbiGii toxin family protein yields MDSMDMEGDKFLIIERVLEHGGDKQVRFILDHYTSEDIVRVVKESSYLSPRTVNYWCLYFKLERGKTKCYMKPSRDLWPPLKPPVINPDYSVELASPEDISAMKVVAIIQRGIAKDFVDLKGLITAYEISLDYLISMIRAKYGVSEEYAYQIKKGLIYFDDAINNLGDVALIRDGKKVRMSNQEWKEVEVFLKILF; encoded by the coding sequence ATGGATTCCATGGACATGGAGGGAGATAAGTTTCTTATTATTGAACGGGTGCTTGAGCATGGCGGGGATAAACAGGTCAGGTTTATTCTGGATCATTACACATCTGAGGACATCGTAAGAGTAGTAAAAGAAAGTTCTTACCTGTCGCCGAGAACAGTAAATTACTGGTGTTTATATTTCAAACTGGAGAGGGGAAAAACAAAGTGTTACATGAAGCCATCCCGGGACCTGTGGCCTCCCTTAAAACCTCCGGTCATTAATCCTGATTATTCAGTAGAGTTAGCATCACCGGAAGATATATCTGCTATGAAGGTCGTGGCAATCATACAAAGGGGAATTGCAAAGGATTTTGTGGATCTCAAGGGACTTATTACAGCTTATGAAATATCTTTGGATTATTTAATCAGCATGATTCGGGCAAAATACGGCGTTTCAGAGGAATACGCCTATCAGATCAAAAAAGGCTTGATCTATTTTGATGATGCAATAAATAACCTCGGTGATGTTGCATTGATAAGAGACGGGAAAAAAGTAAGGATGAGTAATCAAGAATGGAAAGAGGTGGAAGTTTTTTTAAAGATTTTGTTTTAG
- a CDS encoding GNAT family N-acetyltransferase gives MIHIQPASPDDMSFIKQCIERFLLDDEDLDYHQFIVAIDDKEIAGFGRVRPHNEVYELACVGVVEHKRNQGIGRMIVEYLISRFPTNEVYITTDIPEYFERLGFKKIEPGPRELVEKLERICKSKCRGGALVMVLKKHEVHT, from the coding sequence ATGATACACATTCAACCTGCATCTCCTGATGATATGTCTTTTATCAAACAATGCATTGAGAGATTTCTATTGGATGATGAAGACCTGGACTATCATCAGTTTATTGTTGCCATAGATGATAAAGAGATTGCAGGCTTCGGACGGGTTCGCCCTCATAATGAAGTCTATGAACTTGCCTGTGTTGGAGTGGTTGAACATAAGAGAAATCAAGGCATCGGGAGAATGATCGTTGAGTATTTGATAAGCCGTTTCCCCACCAATGAGGTTTATATTACCACAGATATACCGGAGTATTTTGAAAGGCTCGGCTTCAAAAAGATAGAACCGGGGCCACGGGAATTAGTAGAAAAGCTGGAGCGTATCTGCAAATCCAAGTGCAGGGGAGGGGCTTTGGTGATGGTATTAAAGAAACACGAGGTGCATACATAA
- a CDS encoding YceH family protein, producing MTELKLTEEEVRVLGCLIEKEMTTPEYYPLSLNALVNACNQKSNREPVVSYNEEFVIKVLDSLKDKGLVWKSDLNRVTKYAHSFLMPRNLVNKEAAILCVLFLRGQQTAGEIRERTDRLHRFNTIEDVKDVLQNLEDMGYVKLLPRQHGMKEQRYIQLFSDVVESRSAETTGQLLSSDQREDNDRIAELEEEIKKLRQDIEDLRHDFLEFKGQF from the coding sequence ATGACTGAGTTAAAGCTTACTGAAGAAGAGGTTCGTGTGCTTGGTTGTTTAATTGAGAAGGAGATGACAACGCCGGAATATTATCCCCTCTCATTAAATGCCCTTGTTAATGCATGTAACCAGAAATCCAACAGGGAACCGGTTGTTTCTTATAATGAAGAATTTGTAATAAAAGTCCTTGACAGCCTTAAGGACAAGGGGCTGGTATGGAAGAGTGATTTAAACCGGGTTACAAAATATGCCCATAGTTTTCTAATGCCCCGCAATCTTGTCAATAAGGAGGCTGCAATACTCTGTGTGCTTTTTCTAAGGGGACAACAAACAGCAGGTGAGATACGGGAACGGACGGATCGTCTACACAGGTTTAACACTATAGAAGATGTTAAAGATGTTCTGCAAAATCTTGAGGACATGGGTTATGTAAAGTTACTGCCTCGTCAGCATGGAATGAAGGAACAACGTTATATCCAGCTTTTTTCCGATGTTGTTGAAAGCCGGAGTGCTGAAACCACAGGGCAATTACTATCGTCAGATCAAAGGGAAGATAATGACAGGATTGCAGAACTCGAAGAAGAAATAAAGAAGCTCCGCCAGGATATTGAAGATTTAAGGCATGATTTTCTGGAATTTAAAGGGCAGTTTTAA
- a CDS encoding DUF2461 domain-containing protein has product MTGKIKSTFNGFSENTLDFLRNLEANNNKVWFEANKQDYQKYILEPLQNLVKDLGEFMLTIDPNFEIRPSVDKTISRIYRDTRFSKDKSPYKSTAWITFKRLRKDWMDAPAYFFEITSDSYRYGMGYYGASPDTMYKFREMIDKNPEEFLKTIAACMKQRLFTVEGEKYKKIFDEDKSEEIRNWYQRKNMYLVCNRKIDENLFNRALIDDLISGFDLLAPFYNYLWRLKQ; this is encoded by the coding sequence ATGACCGGCAAAATAAAAAGCACATTTAACGGATTCTCAGAAAATACATTAGATTTTTTAAGAAATCTTGAAGCCAATAACAATAAAGTTTGGTTTGAGGCAAATAAACAGGATTATCAGAAATATATACTTGAGCCGTTACAGAATCTGGTGAAGGACTTGGGTGAGTTTATGTTGACCATTGATCCCAACTTTGAAATAAGACCTTCTGTAGATAAGACTATCTCAAGGATTTACAGAGATACGAGATTCTCAAAAGACAAGTCACCCTATAAAAGTACAGCATGGATTACCTTTAAAAGACTGCGTAAGGACTGGATGGATGCACCTGCCTATTTCTTTGAGATAACCTCTGATTCTTATCGTTATGGGATGGGATATTACGGCGCTTCTCCGGATACAATGTATAAGTTCCGGGAGATGATTGATAAGAACCCAGAAGAATTCCTGAAGACAATTGCGGCCTGTATGAAACAACGATTATTTACGGTAGAAGGGGAGAAATATAAAAAGATATTTGATGAGGATAAATCAGAAGAGATCCGGAATTGGTATCAGAGAAAAAATATGTATCTGGTCTGTAACAGAAAGATTGATGAAAATCTCTTCAACAGGGCGTTAATTGATGATCTGATTTCGGGTTTTGATCTCCTTGCCCCTTTTTATAATTACCTCTGGAGATTAAAGCAATGA
- a CDS encoding endonuclease domain-containing protein has protein sequence MGNRITILGKALRKTPTDAEQLLWSYLRMKQMEGLKFRRQQSIDKYIVNFVCFENRIIIEVDGGRHAAAKNKDIERENYLQRYGFKVLRFWNNEALQNTNEVLAVIRENCLYHPPLTPSCLPLLEGERLRKGNNYSPPVKGEERKNVIHYRDRRWFTHLK, from the coding sequence ATGGGGAACAGGATAACAATATTAGGAAAGGCTCTCAGGAAAACACCTACAGATGCGGAACAACTGCTCTGGAGTTACTTGAGAATGAAACAGATGGAAGGGTTAAAATTCAGAAGGCAACAGTCCATAGACAAGTACATAGTTAATTTTGTTTGCTTTGAAAACCGCATTATTATTGAAGTGGATGGCGGCCGGCATGCGGCAGCAAAGAATAAGGATATAGAAAGAGAGAACTACCTTCAACGATATGGGTTTAAGGTTTTAAGGTTCTGGAATAATGAGGCCTTACAAAATACAAATGAAGTTTTAGCAGTAATAAGGGAGAACTGTTTATATCACCCTCCCCTTACCCCCTCCTGCCTCCCCCTGTTAGAGGGGGAGAGATTAAGGAAGGGAAATAATTATAGCCCTCCCGTCAAGGGAGAGGAAAGAAAGAATGTGATTCATTATAGAGACAGAAGATGGTTTACCCACTTGAAATGA